In the Populus trichocarpa isolate Nisqually-1 chromosome 1, P.trichocarpa_v4.1, whole genome shotgun sequence genome, one interval contains:
- the LOC7490925 gene encoding uncharacterized protein LOC7490925 yields the protein MGSLFFLTLIILLSLALVRTEAQGIKSARLLDLLIRDYTLKSSGVHFKTGMVHTVDLPANFSGIKVDTVRFRCGSLRRYGAQVKEFHLGIGVTVQPCVERLLVIRQNLDLNWSSIYYANYDLSGYQIVSPILGLLAYNFGSDVNVSNSFEIGIHAGGKPITIDFINVSTTANVSGIRPLCASFENDGKVTLRNPTSPFVCVATRHGHYGLVIKSPPAPPPSMQMMKKKISLWKVVVGSSVGTAIGVILLGLLLVAMFVKVKKKARMEEMERRAYEEEALQVSMVGHVRAPTATVTRTVPIIEHEYIPYPS from the coding sequence ATGggttctctcttcttcctcacTTTGATTATTCTTCTTTCACTGGCTTTAGTGAGAACTGAAGCCCAAGGGATCAAATCAGCTCGACTTCTTGACCTTCTCATTAGAGACTACACACTTAAGTCAAGTGGCGTACACTTCAAGACAGGTATGGTGCACACTGTAGATTTACCAGCAAACTTCTCCGGCATCAAAGTCGATACAGTGAGGTTTCGATGCGGCAGTCTACGAAGATATGGTGCTCAAGTTAAGGAGTTTCATCTGGGTATTGGTGTAACTGTGCAGCCATGTGTTGAGAGACTCTTGGTAATCAGACAAAACTTGGATCTTAACTGGTCCTCTATATATTATGCTAACTATGATTTATCAGGGTATCAAATTGTGTCACCCATTTTAGGCCTTTTAGCTTACAATTTCGGCAGTGATGTGAATGTTAGCAACTCTTTTGAGATCGGAATTCATGCTGGAGGAAAACCAATTACTATAGACTTCATCAATGTATCAACTACTGCCAACGTATCAGGAATTAGGCCATTGTGTGCTAGTTTTGAAAATGATGGTAAGGTGACATTAAGAAACCCTACATCGCCATTTGTTTGTGTGGCTACAAGGCATGGGCATTATGGTTTGGTGATCAAGTCACCACCAGCACCACCACCGTCAATGCAGATGATGAAAAAGAAGATCAGCCTGTGGAAAGTAGTGGTTGGGAGCTCAGTTGGGACTGCAATTGGTGTGATTTTATTGGGGTTGCTTTTGGTAGCAATGTTTGTTAAGGTAAAGAAGAAAGCAAGAATGGAAGAGATGGAGAGAAGGGCTTATGAAGAGGAAGCTCTCCAAGTATCAATGGTTGGTCATGTCAGGGCTCCTACAGCAACTGTTACTCGGACAGTGCCTATAATTGAGCATGAGTATATACCTTATCCTTCTTAA
- the LOC18094430 gene encoding expansin-A7-like gives MASFFHSWSFSLFLIVLTSAMFIGKSMAVGYGKARVPTVFRPSQWSLAHATFYGDETARETMGGACGYGNLFQTGYGTNTAALSTTLFNNGYACGTCYQIKCTNAPACYGVITTVTATNICPPNWSQDSNNGGWCNPPRVHFDMSKPAFMKIAQWKAGIVPVMYRRVPCARTGGLRFKLQGNGYWLLVYVMNVGGGGDIASMWVKGSKTGWISMSHNWGASYQAFASLRGQALSFKITSYTTKQTVIALNVAPSTWGAGMTYKSTVNFS, from the exons ATGGCTTCCTTTTTTCATTCATGGAGCTTTAGCCTCTTCTTGATAGTGTTGACTTCAGCAATGTTCATCGGCAAATCAATGGCCGTAGGTTATGGTAAAGCACGCGTACCAACGGTGTTCCGGCCGAGCCAATGGTCGCTTGCCCACGCCACCTTTTATGGCGATGAGACCGCTCGCGAGACCATGG GAGGGGCTTGCGGGTATGGAAATTTGTTCCAAACTGGATACGGAACCAATACTGCTGCATTGAGCACAACATTATTCAACAACGGATATGCCTGTGGGACTTGTTACCAAATAAAATGTACGAATGCTCCTGCATGCTATGGGGTAATTACAACGGTGACTGCTACAAACATCTGCCCTCCGAATTGGTCCCAGGATTCTAACAATGGTGGATGGTGCAACCCTCCTCGAGTTCACTTTGACATGTCCAAGCCTGCATTCATGAAAATTGCTCAATGGAAGGCTGGCATCGTCCCAGTCATGTACCGAAG AGTACCATGTGCAAGAACTGGCGGGCTTCGATTCAAGCTCCAAGGAAATGGGTACTGGTTGCTGGTGTATGTGATGAATGTAGGAGGAGGTGGTGACATTGCCAGCATGTGGGTGAAGGGAAGCAAAACAGGATGGATAAGCATGAGCCATAACTGGGGAGCTTCATACCAGGCATTTGCTAGCCTTCGAGGACAAGCTCTATCTTTCAAGATCACTTCTTACACAACCAAGCAGACTGTTATTGCATTGAATGTTGCTCCTTCAACCTGGGGTGCAGGGATGACATATAAATCAACTGTGAACTTCAGTTAG
- the LOC7490927 gene encoding PGR5-like protein 1A, chloroplastic, with protein sequence MAGKLAFTLTSPRVLIAPIQKPFISSSSSLPPPSCSSSTRVHFNVKQFSLRRRMLLPPTKATADQQADQAQEDEMVDGKILQYCSIDKRGKKSIGEMEQEFLQALQAFYYEGKAIMSNEEFDNLKEELMWEGSSVVMLSSDEQKFLEASMAYVSENPIMSDKEYDELKMKLKSEGSEIVVEGPRCSLRSRKVYSDLYVDYLKMFLLNVPATVTALGLFFFLDDLTGFEITYLLELPEPFSFLFTWFAAVPLIVWLALTLTNAIVKDFLILKGPCPNCGTENGSFFGTILSISSGGTTNTLKCSNCSTELVYNSKTRLITLPEGSEA encoded by the exons ATGGCTGGCAAGTTAGCATTTACGTTGACATCTCCTCGAGTCCTCATTGCTCCGATTCAAAAACCATTCATctcctcatcttcttcattaCCACCTCCTTCTTGCTCTAGCAGTACCAGGGTTCATTTCAATGTCAAACAGTTTTCTCTGCGGCGAAGAATGCTTTTACCACCTACCAAGGCCACTGCTGACCAACAAGCTG ATCAAGCCCAAGAAGATGAGATGGTTGATGGTAAAATCTTGCAATACTGTAGCATAGACAAGAGAGGAAAAAAGTCAATAGGTGAAATGGAGCAAGAGTTTCTACAAGCACTACAA gCATTCTATTATGAGGGAAAAGCTATAATGTCTAATGAGGAATTTGATAATCTCAAGGAAGAACTAATGTGGGAAGGAAGCAGCGTGGTTATGCTGA GTTCTGATGAACAGAAGTTTCTTGAGGCCTCAATGGCTTATGTATCAGAGAATCCAATCATGAGTGATAAAGAGTATGATGAgctgaaaatgaaattaaag TCTGAAGGCAGCGAAATAGTTGTCGAGGGTCCAAGATGCAGTCTTCGTAGTAGAAAG GTTTACAGTGACCTGTATGTTGACTATCTGAAGATGTTCCTGCTGAACGTACCAGCAACCGTTACTGCACTAGGCTT GTTTTTCTTCTTGGATGATCTCACTGGTTTTGAAATCACTTATCTTTTGGAG CTCCCAGAGCCATTCAGTTTCCTTTTCACCTGGTTTGCTGCTGTGCCCCTCATTGTTTGGTTAGCTCTGACACTAACAAATGCAATAGTGAAGGACTTTTTGATCTTGAAG GGCCCCTGCCCCAACTGTGGCACGGAGAACGGCTCCTTCTTTGGAACCATATTGTCTATTTCAAGTGGTGGAACCACCAACACCCTTAAATGCTCAAA TTGCTCAACCGAGTTAGtttacaattcaaaaacacgGTTGATTACACTGCCGGAAGGAAGCGAAGCTTGA
- the LOC7490928 gene encoding leucoanthocyanidin dioxygenase, protein MVTSSVLVPRVESLASSGIKSIPKEYIRPQEELNNIGNVFEEVKNNEGPQVPTIDLMEIESEDKVVREKCREEIVKAAKEWGVMHLVNHGIPDDLIDRVRKAGQAFFDLPIEEKEKYANDQASGNVQGYGSKLANNASGQLEWEDYFFHLIFPEDKRDISVWPKTPSDYTKVTSEYARLLRSLASKILSALSLGLGLEEGRLEKEVGGMEELLLQMKINYYPRCPQPELALGVEAHTDISALTFILHNMVPGLQLFYEGKWVTAKCVPNSIIMHIGDTVEILSNGKYKSILHRGLVNKEKVRISWAVFCEPPKEKIILKPLTEIVTEAEPPLFPPRTFAQHLAHKLFRKTQDSRTPPKAD, encoded by the exons ATGGTGACTTCATCAGTGCTAGTTCCACGAGTTGAGAGTTTGGCAAGCAGTGGGATTAAATCAATCCCAAAAGAATATATTCGGCCCCAAGAGGAGTTAAATAACATCGGCAATGTTTTCGAAGAAGTGAAGAACAATGAAGGGCCTCAAGTtccaaccattgatttgatGGAAATTGAATCTGAGGACAAAGTGGTCCGGGAGAAATGCCGGGAAGAAATAGTCAAGGCAGCTAAAGAGTGGGGTGTTATGCACCTTGtcaaccatggaattcctgatgATTTAATCGATCGTGTCAGGAAAGCTGGCCAGGCTTTCTTTGATCTTCCAATTGAGGAAAAAGAGAAGTATGCTAATGATCAGGCTTCAGGAAATGTTCAAGGGTATGGAAGCAAGCTAGCTAACAATGCCAGTGGGCAGCTTGAGTGGGAGGACTATTTTTTCCATCTCATTTTTCCTGAGGACAAGCGTGACATCTCCGTATGGCCTAAGACACCTAGTGATTATAC TAAAGTCACTAGTGAATATGCAAGGCTGCTGAGAAGTTTAGCGAGCAAAATTCTGTCAGCACTATCACTTGGCCTGGGATTGGAAGAAGGAAGGCTAGAGAAGGAGGTTGGTGGCATGGAAGAGTTACTACTCCAAATGAAGATCAACTACTACCCCAGGTGCCCTCAACCAGAACTAGCTCTAGGGGTTGAAGCTCACACAGATATAAGTGCACTCACTTTTATACTCCACAACATGGTGCCTGGCCTGCAACTCTTCTATGAAGGCAAGTGGGTAACAGCAAAATGCGTCCCCAACTCAATCATCATGCACATTGGCGACACTGTTGAGATCTTGAGCAATGGGAAATACAAGAGTATTCTTCACAGGGGACTTGTTAACAAGGAGAAGGTAAGGATTTCATGGGCAGTTTTTTGCGAGCCGCCGAAGGAGAAAATCATCCTCAAGCCACTGACAGAAATTGTGACTGAGGCTGAGCCTCCATTGTTCCCTCCACGCACCTTTGCACAGCATCTTGCGCATAAGCTTTTCAGGAAGACCCAAGATTCTCGCACCCCCCCAAAAGCTGATTAA